Proteins from a genomic interval of Rosa chinensis cultivar Old Blush chromosome 2, RchiOBHm-V2, whole genome shotgun sequence:
- the LOC112184359 gene encoding uncharacterized protein LOC112184359, translated as MYIKTLRQAHKCHVIQKSHHLNCNRVAREVQENLMVDTEWSRIGIQNRIQKKYKLDVSVKTIYRGKLAAKRMNEGHYLQQYNKLALYRKELLRSNPGSTVEIKTQMDGEVRRFHRMYICLAACKEGWIKGCRPLIGLDGCHIKGQHPGQILCAVGIDANNGIFPIAYSVVEVENTETWKWFLEYLIWDLKMENPMSYTFITDKQKRLGIAIADLMPGAEHRHCVRHLYNNFKCKHPGEGLKQTLWNAARSTTHIWFNRNMEAMEKQSDGARKWFEDKPPEQWSRSHFRTTSKCDILLNNLCESWNASLVRHRDKPILTMMEGMRMDSMTRMANRRVAGTRWTNMVGPRIAKIIEKIGKRTHEYRAHMSGEFLYQVTGGMYGNKHAVDLGMHTCTCRRWQLSGIPCVHATCAIFAKKLEPSLFVDNYLLPSTYLDAYNPIIYPIAGNDDWEPVDYPIAPPPYKKQAGRPKMKRIKEPGEGKAPPAPDASKMSRNLYGTKMTCMICKQKGHNKRGCPTTKNQSGEGSSKGNKAPKKQQAKRTTAPKGPRNVLKQMITSRRAWKKRKEVGETKSTRIAQASSSQREHRATEIASCTSSQNVQQPSSQFMEHSQTSSEWASV; from the exons ATGTACATTAAGACTCTGAGGCAAGCTCATAAGTGTCATGTAATTCAAAAAAGCCATCATCTAAACTGTAACAGGGTTGCTAGAGAAGTTCAAGAAAATCTCATGGTTGATACCGAATGGTCAAGGATCGGTATTCAAAACAGAATTCAGAAGAAGTACAAGCTAGATGTCTCTGTGAAAACTATATATAGAGGGAAACTGGCAGCCAAAAGAATGAATGAAGGCCACTACTTGCAGCAATACAATAAGCTTGCATTGTACAGGAAAGAATTGCTAAGGAGCAATCCAG GGTCAACTGTTGAAATCAAGACACAAATGGATGGTGAGGTTAGAAGATTTCATAGAATGTACATATGCCTAGCTGCTTGCAAGGAGGGATGGATCAAGGGTTGTAGGCCTCTAATAGGGTTGGATGGCTGTCATATCAAAGGCCAACATCCAGGGCAGATACTTTGTGCAGTGGGCATAGATGCAAATAATGGAATTTTTCCGATTGCTTATTCAGTGGTTGAGGTTGAAAACACTGAAACTTGGAAATGGTTCTTGGAATATCTCATATGGGATTTGAAGATGGAAAATCCCATGTCATATACTTTTATCACGGATAAACAAAAGCGCCTAGGGATTGCTATAGCTGATTTGATGCCGGGAGCAGAGCATAGACATTGCGTTAGACATTTGTACAATAATTTCAAGTGCAAGCATCCTGGTGAAGGACTCAAGCAGACTTTATGGAATGCAGCAAGGTCCACCACACATATATGGTTCAATAGAAACATGGAAGCAATGGAGAAGCAATCAGATGGGGCTAGGAAATGGTTTGAAGATAAGCCACCAGAACAGTGGAGTAGGTCACATTTTAGAACCACTTCTAAATGTGATATCCTCCTAAACAATTTGTGTGAATCGTGGAATGCTTCTCTAGTTAGGCATAGGGATAAACCGATTTTGACCATGATGGAAGGGATGAGGATGGATTCCATGACAAGAATGGCTAACAGAAGGGTTGCAGGCACAAGATGGACCAATATGGTTGGCCCTCGAATTGCAAAAATTATTGAGAAGATTGGCAAAAGAACTCATGAATATAGAGCACACATGTCTGGGGAGTTTTTGTACCAAGTGACTGGAGGCATGTATGGGAACAAGCATGCTGTTGACTTAGGCATGCACACATGCACATGCAGGAGGTGGCAATTAAGTGGAATTCCTTGTGTCCATGCAACATGTGCTATATTTGCAAAGAAACTAGAACCTAGCCTGTTTGTGGACAATTATTTGTTACCCTCTACTTATCTTGATGCATATAATCCTATCATCTACCCTATTGCTGGAAATGATGATTGGGAGCCGGTGGACTACCCAATTGCTCCTCCACCATACAAGAAACAAGCAGGGAGGCCTAAAATGAAGAGAATCAAAGAACCTGGAGAGGGAAAAGCACCACCTGCCCCTGATGCAAGCAAGATGTCTAGAAACCTTTATGGAACAAAGATGACCTGTATGATATGTAAGCAGAAGGGACACAACAAGAGAGGTTGCCCAACCACTAAGAATCAATCT GGTGAAGGAAGCTCTAAGGGCAACAAAGCACCAAAGAAGCAGCAG GCAAAGAGAACAACTGCTCCAAAAGGACCTAGGAATGTCCTAAAACAAATGATCACATCAAGGAGGGCATGGAAGAAGAGGAAAGAAGTTGGGGAAACCAAGTCAACTAGGATTGCTCAAGCTTCATCTTCACAAAGAGAGCATCGAGCAACAGAGATTGCCTCTTGTACATCATCACAGAATGTGCAGCAGCCAAGTTCACAATTTATGGAGCATAGTCAAACTTCCTCAGAATGGGCAAGCgtttga
- the LOC112187334 gene encoding beta-amyrin 28-monooxygenase — translation MDYSLYIFLSTLLAIFTTTTLTFLFSTYKSKSHEKSINLPPGSFGWPIIGETFAFLHNDHEKFIGDRMKKYSSKIFKTKILGERTVVLCGTAGHKFVASNEEKLFAAWRPHSMQKLFRSSYQKATSIIMPKQMEKHVSQAPGFLRAEALVGYVGAMDSMVLDHLKTHWDGKQVVEAHHLTQLLVLTLSAKSFLGLEDHCRIDKLAKLMDTMMPALHTIPVNIPGTAFHRAMKAVPAAREIIQSFVKEKKEVMASTGNNMHDFLSYMIGTADPVTGRFMPDNEIADKIMGIVAASFNSPAMTTTFIVKFLGERPDIYDKVRIEQMEILKAKKFGEALNWDDLQKMKYSWNVALEAMRLIPPLQGTFREAAKDFTYEGYAIPKGWKVYWTVSTTTMNPEYFPAPEEFDPTRFEKATPPPYTNIPFGSGPRICPGKDYARLQILSFMHHLVIRFKWELVNPNCKITGGMNPFPVDGLKVRLQAQPSQA, via the exons ATGGATTACAGcctttatattttcttgtctACACTACTTGCCATCTTCACTACTACTACTCTTACGTTCCTTTTTTCTACTTATAAGTCAAAATCCCATGAAAAATCCATTAATCTTCCCCCTGGCAGTTTTGGGTGGCCGATTATCGGCGAAACCTTTGCCTTTCTACACAATGACCATGAAAAATTTATAGGGGATAGAATGAAGAAATACTCCTCCAAAATCTTCAAAACCAAGATACTAGGTGAGCGAACAGTGGTGTTATGTGGCACTGCCGGTCACAAATTTGTGGCTTCCAACGAAGAAAAGCTCTTTGCAGCATGGAGACCTCACTCAATGCAAAAGCTCTTCCGTTCTTCATACCAAAAAGCTACTTCCATCATCATGCCAAAACAAATGGAAAAGCACGTATCTCAGGCACCGGGGTTTCTGAGAGCCGAAGCCCTTGTTGGCTATGTTGGAGCGATGGATTCCATGGTTCTCGACCACCTGAAAACGCACTGGGATGGCAAACAGGTGGTCGAGGCTCATCACCTCACGCAGCTACTCGTTTTGACTCTCTCAGCCAAGTCATTCTTGGGACTCGAAGACCATTGTCGTATTGATAAGCTTGCGAAGTTGATGGACACCATGATGCCGGCGCTTCACACTATTCCTGTGAATATTCCGGGGACTGCATTTCATCGAGCAATGAAAGCAGTGCCGGCTGCGAGGGAGATTATTCAGTCGTTTGTTAAGGAGAAGAAAGAAGTTATGGCGTCTACAGGAAACAACATGCATGATTTTTTGTCTTATATGATTGGTACGGCAGACCCGGTTACCGGAAGGTTCATGCCGGATAATGAAATTGCTGACAAAATCATGGGGATTGTGGCCGCTTCCTTCAACTCTCCAGCTATGACTACTACTTTTATCGTGAAGTTCCTGGGCGAAAGACCTGACATTTATGACAAAGTCCGAATTG AACAAATGGAGATTTTGAAGGCCAAAAAATTTGGCGAGGCACTCAATTGGGATGATCTGCAAAAAATGAAGTATTCGTGGAACGTAGCCCTGGAGGCGATGAGGCTCATACCACCTCTTCAGGGAACATTTAGAGAGGCTGCAAAGGACTTCACTTACGAAGGTTATGCAATTCCTAAAGGATGGAAG GTTTACTGGACAGTGAGCACCACAACCATGAACCCTGAATATTTTCCAGCGCCAGAAGAGTTTGATCCAACAAGGTTCGAGAAAGCAACTCCTCCGCCTTACACAAACATCCCATTCGGGAGCGGTCCTCGAATTTGCCCCGGAAAGGACTACGCTCGTCTGCAAATTCTTAGTTTTATGCACCATCTTGTTATAAGATTCAAATGGGAACTTGTGAACCCTAATTGCAAGATCACAGGTGGTATGAATCCCTTTCCAGTTGATGGGCTGAAGGTTCGCCTCCAAGCTCAACCCAGTCAAGCTTAA
- the LOC112184360 gene encoding uncharacterized protein LOC112184360, whose amino-acid sequence MVALKKGWREGCRPYIGLDGCHLKSVHKGQLLSAVGIDGNNGIYPVAGAVVEVESRETWTWFLEFLREDLDIHHSTHYTFMSDKQKGLEQAIKELFPEAAHRNCVRYLHNNFKLDGHQGLELKRKLWAIARSYTMNQFRDALEDMKKISVSGWQWCMDKPAQHWSKSHFHPKFKCDILLNNHSESFNKNILPARKKPILSCLEDIRATTMLRLANRRQSGPNWRCNVGPRIEKQLRKNAELSHEYRVISSSNNIFEIQGRGVACASGVVAAHSVSLDAKTCTCKGWDISGVPCGHAVATIHYKGMRPDDFVREYFTKDTYMKPYEPLFFSNSWSGTVGQDTYTTSKITTHADLL is encoded by the exons ATGGTTGCATTGAAGAAGGGTTGGAGGGAGGGGTGCAGACCCTATATAGGATTAGATGGGTGTCATTTAAAATCAGTTCACAAAGGCCAGTTGCTTTCAGCTGTGGGGATTGATGGGAATAATGGGATTTATCCAGTTGCTGGGGCAGTTGTGGAAGTAGAATCAAGGGAGACTTGGACTTGGTTTCTGGAATTCTTGAGGGAGGATTTGGACATACATCACAGCACTCATTACACATTCATGAGTGACAAGCAAAAAGGGCTTGAGCAGGCTATAAAGGAGTTATTTCCAGAAGCTGCACACAGGAATTGTGTGAGATATCTTCACAATAACTTCAAATTAGATGGACATCAAG GATTGGAACTGAAACGGAAATTGTGGGCTATTGCTAGAAGCTACACAATGAATCAGTTCAGGGATGCTTTGGAGGACATGAAGAAAATCTCAGTTTCTGGTTGGCAATGGTGCATGGACAAACCTGCACAACATTGGTCAAAGTCACACTTTCACCCCAAATTCAAGTGTGATATTCTGTTAAACAACCATTCAGAAAGTTTCAACAAAAACATCCTACCAGCTAGGAAGAAGCCCATTCTTAGTTGTTTGGAAGACATTAGAGCTACCACTATGTTGAGGTTAGCTAATAGAAGACAATCTGGTCCTAATTGGAGGTGTAATGTTGGGCCAAGGATTGAAAAACAGCTAAGGAAGAATGCAGAGCTTAGCCATGAGTACAGGGTTATCAGTTCAAGTAATAACATCTTTGAGATTCAAGGCAGAGGGGTAGCATGTGCCTCAGGTGTGGTGGCTGCACATTCAGTGTCATTGGATGCAAAGACCTGCACATGTAAGGGATGGGACATCTCTGGGGTACCCTGTGGGCATGCAGTAGCTACAATTCACTATAAAGGCATGAGGCCTGATGATTTTGTGCGTGAATACTTCACCAAGGACACCTATATGAAGCCATATGAGCCTCTCTTTTTTTCCAATAGCTGGAGTGGCACAGTGGGACAAGATACatacactactagcaaaataacaacacatgCGGATTTACTGTAG